ATACTACAGGTTAAGGCCGGGCAGCGCGTGCTAATCCACGGTGGTGCAGGCGGCATTGGCACCCTCGCCTTGCAGATAGCTAAACATCTCGGCGCGTACGTTGCCACCACTGTTAGCGAAAAAGATAAAGAATACGCAAAGAGTCTCGGCGCAGATATTGTTGTAGACTACCAGAAAGAAGATTTTAGCGAATTGCTCCACGACTACGATGTTGTCTTTGACACTATCGGGGATGAAATCTTTGCGAAGTCATTCACGGTATTAAAACCTGGCGGCAGGACCACTACGATGCTGTGGGACCGCCATCCAGAACTCGCACAGAAATATCAAATCGAGTTTATCGAGCAAGCTGAGAGCGCAACATCTCAATCATTCACAGAGCTGGGAAAGTTACTAGATAATGGGCTTGTGAAGGTACAGATAGCTAAAACATTTTCACTCGACGAAATTGGGAATGCTTTTGACTACCAGAAAAACGGACATCCACGCGGTAAAGTAGTGACTCAAATTGGAGAACGTTCATAAGCGGGGGAAACGCAACCAGAGCCAAGGACTACACTAACGCTAAACATTCGGATTACTGCTTCTCGAAAATATCGTATTATAAAAAGCATGCACGAACAGTTCGACACTCAGACACTGATGTCCGACGCCAGAATGGAAGAAGAGCGAGCATGGATGCGAAGACGAGCAGCCGAGACTGCGCTAGCAGCATCTACGCTCGAATTAGTGACGTCCCAGAATACTAGCTCAGAGAGTCTTCTCCTAGAACCACGCCCGCTTCTTTCTCTTGATCACTGTCAATTACACACAGGTGGCATGGTCGAGATTCAATTATCCGACAACAGACATATCAACATTATGACTCGCTCTTTTGGACCAGAAGACGGCTATCCGATCATGTTTTGTCCCGGACTTCCTGCAAGCGGCATGCCCGATCTTCCTTATCAGCGCACAAGAGACTTGCACAACAGTGGT
This is a stretch of genomic DNA from Candidatus Chromulinivoraceae bacterium. It encodes these proteins:
- a CDS encoding NADP-dependent oxidoreductase, producing MKAPQITDYIPAKNIQINENASEPTLAPGFVLIEVKAAALNPIDWKMVEGELSRFMKLPFPFTPGSDFAGVVKKVGAGVTHLKEGDKVYGMAGYNRGGSGSLAEMAIANAAFVWKKPTSQSFEQAAAVPMAGLRAWHVLVEILQVKAGQRVLIHGGAGGIGTLALQIAKHLGAYVATTVSEKDKEYAKSLGADIVVDYQKEDFSELLHDYDVVFDTIGDEIFAKSFTVLKPGGRTTTMLWDRHPELAQKYQIEFIEQAESATSQSFTELGKLLDNGLVKVQIAKTFSLDEIGNAFDYQKNGHPRGKVVTQIGERS